The genomic interval GGAAAAGCCTGGAGCAGATTTGTGAGACTCAGAAAATAGGATGCTTTTCTGGATTTCAGCAGGTACAGTAGGTTCAGTATGTCTCTGGACATCAGAGGATAAGGAAGCAGCAGGTTTCTGCATCTCAGAAAACACAGCATGTTTTTGAACATCAGGAAAAATAGCAGATTTCTGGGAGTCAGTAAAAAGAGCTTGTTTTGGGGTCTCAGGAGAAATAGAAGGAGTAGGTTTCTGGGATTCGGTGAAGAGGGCATGTTTCTGGATCTCAGGAGAAGCAGATTTCTGAGATTCTGGGAAGGAGCCATGTTCCTGAATTTCAGGAGAAACAGGACCAAGTTTTTGGGCTTCAGAAAATAGAGCATGcttctggacttcaggagaaacAGGAGCTGACTTCTGGGCTTCAGAAAATTGGGCATGTTTTTGGACTTCAGTAGAAATAGCAGAAGGAAGCACCTGACTCTGGGGCTCAGAAAAGACAGCACGTTTTTGGACATCAGCAGACGCAGCAGGATTAGATTTACGTGACTCTGGAAACAGAGCTCTTTTCCGAGGTTCAGGGAAGTGGCCCCGTTTCTGAACCtcagaggaagcagcaggggTAGCTTTCtgagtttcagaaaaaaacatagaTTTCCGGGACTCAGAGAGTTTCCAAGATTCAGGAGATACTGAAGCAGCAGGTTTACGGAcctcaggaaagaaagaaggcttCCAAGTGTCAGAGGAAACAGTGTGACTAGACTTTCGAAGCTCAGGAGAAACAGGGGGAGAATGCTTCCATGTATCAGGGGAAAGAACAGGTTTCCAGCCTTCAGGGTAAACAGATGAGATGGGTTTCCATGGCTCAGAAGAGACAAGAGTAGACTTTTGGGATTCGGAAAAGGAAGTAGATTTCCATGAGTCAGAAACAAGCCTCCTAGGCTCTGGAGACACAACCTGGCCAGGCCTTcgggggggctcaggggcagACCTCCGGGATTCTATGGACACTGACATGGCAGGTTTCGGAGCCCAGGGAGAAGCAGTGGAAGATTTCTGCATCTCATGAGATGTAGATCTCCAAGGCTCAGGGGAAACTGTGGGACCTGGTCTCCATGACTCTGGTGAAACTGCAGGAGCAGGCCTCCGGGTCTCAggagaagaagcagaagcaggccTACGCATCTGAGGAGGATGCCTCCGGGGCTCAGGAGACACAGCTGGGGCATACCTTCGTGGTTCAGGGGATACAGCTGGAGTAGGTTTCTTTGGCTCTGGAGACACAGCAGGGGAATGCCGACGGGGCTCTGGGGATACAGCAGGGGAATGCCGACGGGGCTCTGGGGATACAGCAGGGGCTGGCTTCTGTGAGTCCGGGGACCCAGCAGGGGATGACTTCTGTGAGTCCAGGGACCCAGCAGGGGATGACTTCTGTGAGTCCGGGGACCCAGGCTGGTCAGACTTCTCTGAGTCTGGGGACACAGCAGAGGCTAACTTCTCTGGATCTGGAGACACGGCCTGGGCTGATTTTTCTGGCTCCGGGGACACAGCCTGGGCAGACTTCTCTGGATCTGGGGACACAGCCTGGGCAGACttctgtggctctggggacatgGATGATTTCTGAAGCTTGGGGGAAACAACAGGTTCAGATTTGGGGAGCTCAGGAGAAACGGCAGGTTTGCGTGACTCGGGGGAAAGGGTAGGTTTCTGTGGCTCCAAATTGACACTTTTTTTGGAGGAATCTGACTCTCCTTCTACCTGTTCCTTCTGCTCCTCGTTCCATTTCTCAGGCGCTGCATGTTGTGCTGTGATGTGATAATATACATTGCAATACATCTTGCTGGTAAAGAAACATTTGTGGCAGTGAAACAATTTCGCACTTTTTTGATAAAATATGAGTTTACCTAAGCCAGCAGCATCCATTTCATCACAATACTCTGGGTGTATGGTACCCATATGAATCTGTATGTTTTCATAGTCTGTTCCTCTGAAACTGCAGTGATCACATTCTAAGCGCTCTGTGGTTTTACGCAGTATCTGCAACATGTCCATTTTTCTATGGTGGATAACAGTTTTCACAGCACTGCACCTTTTAAAGAGCAAGTCTCAGAGCTCCTGcaataaaggacaaaaaaaatctgcatagtTAGCGCTCAATGTTAATTTTAACTCTTCTGTCATTCTTAAACAActtcatgtgctttttttccccctctattttagaaaacaaaacttttgcaTGGGTACTAACTCTTTCATAAAGAAATCCATATATAGGTGTCTCCAAATTTTGTAAATCATTTTACATCAGTAGAGCTTGAAAAACAAAGCTTGTATTTCACAGGTGGCCTTTATAGCAATGCAAAAATCTGCAAACaagacataagaaaaaaacttaGGCAATGAAGAGCTAAATTTATGTTCCATTCAATAAACATGACTTGCTTTCTCAGTTGTTGTTTCTTCCTGAATTTGAACTTTTTACTTACATTATGCATTTAAACTGAAATCAAAAAGTACTTTGAAACATTGTCactgaaataaaaccatttcAAAACTGCATCCTTATCATTAAATTTAAAGACAAATCAGCTATTTTTGACAAAGCCACAGAAAATTTTTCCAAGGAGAATACAGAATCCTGAGTTTAAGCTCTGTTTCCTCTGTTAAACATTGTTTTCCTTGCACTAATTACTgtacatgaaaaacaaaagatgCTGCTCATGAAGACTCTATCcattatgaaaacattttccctTACACCATTTCATCTGCTGCTCTAAGAACACcaaaaatactatttcaaaaaACAGCAGCGACTTTCTCCAGTTTGTGTAGTTGACAGCCTTCTGCATACAAAGcatattttctttcccctctcaccCCAGAGGGATGGaagtttttccaaaataaaaattgtataacAAAACCTCAAAAAGGTGCTGCATCTGAAATGCAAACAATTTTTAACAATCTGGCTAGATTCCATTAATTCCAGTATGAGTTACTTAGATTAATTAAATACAATAAACAGAAAACCAAGTCTCACCATATTTTCTAAGTCATTTTTACCTACATGTGGGAGGTATCTCTATGCTGAAAAGGAATATTTGGACATTTCtcaatatttatgtaaaatgCAGATTATTTTTCCTTGTAGTTTCAAATTAAGCAGTTGTTACACGACTGTCACTCTAAAGATACCAACCTAATTTGAGGGGTCTCATAAGACactgtttcaaaacaaatttacAGTCAATGTTTGTGTGtcaatttaacatttttttcctgtctcaaaATATATGAGACTAATACCTAATCTAACAATATGCATCCAAAGCAAGTTTTCTGAATTTATTCCTAAAGTATTTTTCCCCGGTTTCTTATGGAATTCAGGCTTACAAACACATGAATGCCAAGTTGGACTAAGCAATACAGTCTCAAGTTAAATTTCTACAAGTTCCATAAAAATCAGCAACAGAAGGGAGTTGCTTTGGGATCAGAGCAGGGAGAGAATGAAAGTAGACTAACAAAACTGTTAAAGGCTGACGTGGatacaaaagaaacaggaaaagggaaatggGCTGAGGCGCACGGGGCACAAATCCGTAAGAAACTAAGGTTCATTAGTTCAGTTGCTCATGGAACAACTTCTTTGCACACACCATACATATGCATTTTACATTAAGCCACAGGAATACGCAGAGTTTCAAAGAAATGGGTGCAGGCTCCAATCAGGAAACATGACGGAACCACGGACAGAGCTTGAAGAACcatcctttatatatatatatatatatatatatatatgtatatatatgtaaaaaaaaccaATATCCAACTGCAGACTCTCTACACATGTTTTGATATCTGAGAAACAATTGCACTGTTCCACAAATACAGAACTGGAAGGATTTTCTGGTCCTAAATCAGTCTCCCAGCTTCAACAGCAACCATACAAAAGACATTTATTCGCAAAAGATGCACCAAAATGTAGTCCATACCATATTCAGTGTTGAACACAAAACACTCAACATCTTATAATGAACTTTATATCACAGtaaaagatcaaaacaaaacaaggcaatAGGAGACCTCAGTGGCCTACATCTCTGCAAGAGCAAAGAATTTCAACTGAAAAATCCAAAGGAAGCCTTGGTAGACGCCCTACCCTCTGGAAGACATAAAAGCTCTTagaattaaaatttgtttttcgGTTTGGGTatctggggggcagggaggggagagatTTGAATCTGAAAATGAAGAATTGTGAACTGATCATAAgagttaaagaaaaagaacacattttaaCCAAATCACAGCACAACACAATTAGGATAAGGACATACTGCACTAATTACCTTTTCAGAACCAGAAGAGATTTTAGCACTTTCAAAATTGGTGGTAATCCTGAACTCTCTactctattctttttttccctacagaaccaaaaaaaggcttttccaagCTGAATTTATCACAACTTATGACAAAATTCACTAGACGAAAACTCATactctttttattgttttcctcctctttataCAACACCTAGCTCTCGCCCATTCAGGAGTTCTCGGTTATTCACTCTTCTCAACTACAAATGATTCAGCCTCCCATCCTCTCCTTTTATTTAATCCTATCCTGTTTTACAATGGaaacttccattttctttccaaatacaaaagggagaaaatcaGGTCCTTAACTCCCGTCTACAAATTGTCAAAACTGCTAAGTTGCTGCTAGGCTTTGTCACCAGAAAGCATTTCTGGAAATGCAGAAGTTACAggcatttctgcattttcttctcctgaattATGTTCAAAGGCTGATATTCAAGCCTTTGGCATAAGAAATAACATTCAAGAGTTTCAGGTACTTTCTCTTATACTGCCACCACCAACCACTTACTTCAGCACACTGAAGCTGGCAGTCACTGAAGAAACAGCCCCTTCTGCTGAAATCACTACTGAATTTAAGCATACTACTGAGCATGACATCTTTTAAGTACTGGAACACTTTAGGCCCTGACTCTGTAGAACACTAAATCGAGTTCTAGAGTTATTTATTGTAAGAACGATAATGAAGCTGCACAGTGCTGAACCACTCTTAATTCGCGCTgtcaatttaaatttttttgaaacACTTCTGAATGAATAAACTCTAAATTTTGCTCATTCACTTGGCACGTATCTGAACAGCTACTCTATAAATTTTTCGTGTCAATCCCTCATGTTACCTTCTCACTTTGTGTTCAAATGCCATTGTCTCCACATACTTCTGATTACTCTCCTCCTCTATACTCAGGCTTATCACACAGGTAACTGCTTGATTCATATTTCTCTTTACCTTGAACTCTTGCATCAGAATTTGCCTTGAGCTGGATCCTTCATAAGATCCCGCCTTGCCTAGCATGTTTTTGTTTCCTAGACAGGCCCAAGCCAGCAGAGCCAGCTAGGCTAGAAACCTTAAGCCCTATAACTGGGTTCCCACAACTTCGGGCCTGCATGAACTGTGACGTAATCTGTGCTAAGCAGTTCCTTTTAGGAAAAATTCAACAGAATCAACCACGTTCCTTGTTCAATGCAGACACCAAAAGGACCTATTCCTGTACTGTTCCAACTCAGACCCATATAAAGGGTAAGGACAATAACTGGTGCTATAAAATGGGTAAGGGTACCCCTTTGTGAACTAAGAACTTGGCTGAACACTAAACCCAAACATAGTTCTCCTTTTATAGGTGCCCTTTCTGAAGGCAATTAACCTTTTCCaaggaaaagcagaattttcagGATGAAGATGAAGTTATCATGAGAGATAGGCCCCCTGTGAAACATAGGGGAAAGGAGACAAATTAGAACATCTTTCAAACCTGAGGAAGACTCCTAGAATTGACAAACATGCTGCCAGCAGTCCAGGTATAGATAACTGTTTCATAAGCCCCAGGGCACTTTGCTTTTCCTGGACATTCTGCCACGTCCCACCTGTTCTGCAAACAGGGTGATTTAGTATTGCACCCATCAAAACCCGTAGTTACAGGACTTGCCCTGCCCCAATGACTACAGCTGTTCCATGACACATGAGGACTACATACATGTATCCGATCCCTTAGTATTTTTGCACCCCCTCCAATTTTCCTAGCTTTTTCACAGCTGCaatacagagaaaacaaatacAGATACACCCAAAAAGAACCAACTATCTATTCTGAGAATACAGCGTAATTGAAGCAGTAGCTCGATGCCCAGCATGTATGTCTGTCCTGTGTCTATATCCTGTCTCCTCTTCCAGATTAAGTACTTAAGTCACTAACCTCTCCCCATTCCCTTTCTTTCACATGTCTAGAACCTGCAATGATTTCTACCAGCAGCCAACCACCTTCACCTCTCTCCACGTCAAAGATCCTTACCAGAACCTGTTTCCTACACTGTAGTTCTGGCCATAACCTCCTCCactaaaggaagaacaaaaacgGCAGGGAAAAAGGATTGGTAATGAGGACCCATATCTAcctgaggaaagaacaaaaatcacTACTTTTCTTGCTTGGGTCTCAGCATCTGTGAGGCTGAGCCCATGACTTGGGGGAAAGAAAGGTACCTCAGAAGTCAGAAGCAATGAGAGAGGTCAAAGACAACGTATGCAGTTCTGAAATTGGCTACATATATCACAGGGCCACCACAGAGTGCAGTCAAACAGTATCAGCAATATCTATTGAGCTCAAGTTAGACTGAGCAACAGAAGTTGCCTGAGCTAATGCACACAGCAAACAGACCTCCTAATATCTGCCCAACCAGTAAACATGCCTCTTTTCAGAGACAGTTCCTCATTTCTGCCTCCCATCATCCATGAGGGTTCCCTGAAGAACGAGCCCCACTTCCTCCAGCCCCTCAAAAACACCTCCTagtggtattaaaaaaaattgcaggagaTATTGTGTATCAGAAAGAATCCA from Struthio camelus isolate bStrCam1 chromosome 1, bStrCam1.hap1, whole genome shotgun sequence carries:
- the CHAMP1 gene encoding chromosome alignment-maintaining phosphoprotein 1 — encoded protein: MDMLQILRKTTERLECDHCSFRGTDYENIQIHMGTIHPEYCDEMDAAGLGKLIFYQKSAKLFHCHKCFFTSKMYCNVYYHITAQHAAPEKWNEEQKEQVEGESDSSKKSVNLEPQKPTLSPESRKPAVSPELPKSEPVVSPKLQKSSMSPEPQKSAQAVSPDPEKSAQAVSPEPEKSAQAVSPDPEKLASAVSPDSEKSDQPGSPDSQKSSPAGSLDSQKSSPAGSPDSQKPAPAVSPEPRRHSPAVSPEPRRHSPAVSPEPKKPTPAVSPEPRRYAPAVSPEPRRHPPQMRRPASASSPETRRPAPAVSPESWRPGPTVSPEPWRSTSHEMQKSSTASPWAPKPAMSVSIESRRSAPEPPRRPGQVVSPEPRRLVSDSWKSTSFSESQKSTLVSSEPWKPISSVYPEGWKPVLSPDTWKHSPPVSPELRKSSHTVSSDTWKPSFFPEVRKPAASVSPESWKLSESRKSMFFSETQKATPAASSEVQKRGHFPEPRKRALFPESRKSNPAASADVQKRAVFSEPQSQVLPSAISTEVQKHAQFSEAQKSAPVSPEVQKHALFSEAQKLGPVSPEIQEHGSFPESQKSASPEIQKHALFTESQKPTPSISPETPKQALFTDSQKSAIFPDVQKHAVFSEMQKPAASLSSDVQRHTEPTVPAEIQKSILFSESHKSAPGFSSEPQTPSESGESDFLSHSLDDQKPLDDLFSQEEQSILAKESPEDMLYSCPKKKPKKENQENSDSELNSSECGKTEIDSMEIKEQESNSDQEQYDMESSDYSKESKMDATTPIQPQCVLQFTEEKEAFISEEEIAKYMKRGKGKYYCKICCCRAMKKGAVLHHLVNKHNVQSPYKCKICGKAFLLESLLKNHVAAHGQSLLKCPRCNFESNFPRGFKKHLTHCQSRHSDDTTKKHLDSLEPLEEQI